cctccactctgtcAATGACCGTCGTCTCACTACTTCATTACATACCTCTTCTCACTCCTGCTgccaggactttgcccaggccgcaccccagctgtggaatgatctcccacgCCCTATCATGTTAGCCTCTGCTCTCAAAGGCTTCACAAGCGTGTCCTTTAGACTCctttcaagcctatcagccctcctcctaactcccttgtctcagatttcaccccctctcccccaatCGATACCAtgctatttgtgtctccccctttcctttaggatgtaagctctcaggagcagggccctctttccttgtgttctccttctactattccatcaccctctgtacctcttggcctgcttccctagtccTCTCTCCTTAATTTTTGGCCTACTTCACgctggtcactaccatcactctcattcactgtcccataaataatttgatctgcattaactTCTTCTCTGTATACTTGTTTATTCATAATGTCTGGTCtttatattttgttcttcatgtaatgtgttatggatcactgatTTCTGTACATGTCATGTACGGAgctgcggaccttttgtggcgccttataaataaaacataaaataatactaCTGATACTGCAGAAGGGGAAGCTTACCCAGTTTTCTTACTTTTAACATTATATGCTATAAagaacataatatataatacatgtaattTAAAGACATGAATAGTTTGAGGGATGGTGACTTCCTTACAGATGGATAAACATTGCATATGGTTTCTGTTCTATAGACAGAAACGGTCAGTCCGGAGGTGTTCCTGAAGGCTGCAGTTCAAGGGAAGATGAATGCAATTGAAAAGTTCTTGGATGATGGTGGTTCTCCAGACACTTGTGATGAGGTGCGTCTAAAAAAAGACCGGCAAGGAGATGTCTGCTTGGCTTGGCCACACTGTCTGGGGAGCTTGGGTATTCGAATATCTGATCAATAAATTCCTTGGACCACTCGATGAATTTGCCTGTGTAGCTGGAGATGGAGAGTCTCACTCTGGGATATGTTTCTGTGTCCAGTTATGTAATGACATTCAGGATTATCCCACTTATTCACTGGCAACGTGGTTAAAACCCGCGAGCAATGCACAGACTCCCAGACCAGCTGTAAAACGATCTGCTCATGTGAGATCactgcaattatttatttattagcttaTAAATAGCAACATGGAGGCTGTAACTGTAAGCGAGAGATGGCTGTCGCTGATTTAAATTACATGTGAGATCCCCAGGTCTAGATCCAGGGGTGAGATCAAGGACAGAAAACTACCATGTGACATGGTTTGTAAAATAGCCCAGTGTGGTGACATCTTATAAAGACCTGAATAGGAAAAATGGCCGTAACGTAGAGCGCCATACCATATTTACCTGAATTGTCTGCTTATCCCAAGAGTTTAAGCCTTGTGAGTGGactcattttaatgtttttttttattttatcctatGGCGTTGTATCCCGACCCCTGCTGCTTCTCTAGGTGGTGGCATCTTCCACTCCTCAGACTGCGAGTCAGGCGcgtggctgtgacatcatagccaagagCCACACTCCCAGCGTAACACTTACacagtggccccgccccctcagtGATGCATCACGATGATGTGATTGGCTGGGAATTGCGTCGCGAAGCCCCGCCCACTTCACAAACGAAGTGGGAATgatgcaggaggttgccctgcaggTTGCCCCAGAAAtttggaagtctcccggacatcacGGGAGAGCAGCCAACTATGGTTTAAAGTGGAATACCTCCGCCTCTCCCTGCAAAGAATACACacaaagtgaaaaacaaaacaaaaacactctGTGTACCGggcatctatttatatatgtaaaagtacataataaTGACATTCTAATGCCCCCATACAGTAAGAACCTTGACCAACTACTTTTACACTTTGAGAAATTAATTTTGTATGGAATCATTACTGAAAACGTCCACATTAGATTAGTTTTGCCTAATGTATGCTGAAACTTTTCCTGCTACTGTCACCATCGTATGGATTATGGTTATTCCGTTGTTTATACATCATAAGGGCGGCCATTTTGTTTGCtcaaccaatattcataagaacaCCGCCTATCAGGGCATGATGAGATAATAATACATGgtatatatgacatatatgtgAATCCAATAAGGCATATATAATGTTTCTCAGCCAtgttactagttcctagtgaattgatgcgTTCTCCTGTATATTGGTCCAGCTCACAAAATGACTACCTGAACTGTGTGCGGGTCggtatgtttaaaaatataaataaatacatatatatatatatatatatatttagaaataaaagttGTATGCTTCAGTGATAATGAAGTAACACCGTATAACGTTAGTGTATAATATTTGTTGTAGTTCAAGCGAACAGCTCTTCACAGAGCTTCCCTGGAGGGACACATAGAAATTATCAAGAAACTCCTAGACAGCGGATCGTCCGTCAACTTTAGAGACAGGGTAAGACTGTGAGATTCACCCAagcataacaaaataaaaactgaagAAAACAAGAGTAACTTTGAAATCTGTGGTGAGAAACTATATtccatgtgtaaaacctgttTTGTAGATGGTTCAGTGATTGCGGACAatatgaaggcagccattttgcggaCTAAACCATTCGGCCTATCTATTCAGTAGTAAATTGTGACATCactcggtgatgtcactagttccttctGAATTAATTGGCTGCGTTCACATTAATATTATTCCGTCCGCAAATTGACTGCATCCATTGTGAAAGTGATGAACACACATTTAATGGGTTCTACATTCACTCGCTTAGCCTCTCCTGCATCATAATACAAAATCATTAAATGATTGCCACAGTGTTCTTTATCCAGTCATTATAGTAACCCCCATAATgcaaacaaaatgtatttgtctTGTACTGTTTTgctcttcttttttattttatacatttttccatttatttttcaatttttttatttatataacagacTGTAGATGGCAATTATTATGCTTATTGTACTTTTAATCTCCTCCGACGAGTAGCTGGACTGTACGGCCATCCACTGGGCCTGCCGTGGGGGCAAGCTGGAAGTCATACAACTCCTTCAGGAGAATGGGGCTGAAATCAATTTGAAAGACAAGGTAACATTTATCAATGCTAGACTACAATTTCCAAAAAGGGAAAGTGtcagtgttgcccatagcaaccaatcagattccagctatcgcTTATcgtgtacattctagaacatgatagctagaatctgattagttgctatgggaaacaccgaCACTTATCCTTTTTAGAagtcttagtaaatctaccctatGTGTCTATGTGTTCTTCCCACTCTTTAGCCCTTCAGGGGGGCCCTTACAATTCTTAGTTACGGGGCCCACAATTGTCTAGTTGCGCCCCTGATTATCACTCGTGTATTTGCGCATATGTAGTTCAATTGCAGCCCAGCGTGGCAAATGGCGGCTATTGCTCTAGTAgggtaaaatataatattattcatatattccaGCAGAAGAGCGATACAATGACCAAAGATGATCTAGTATGGCAGCCATCTTTGTTAGGTTATAACCTTCACCAAGACAGTAAAAGAGATCACCCGTATAACATGATAATGCAATAATATCATATATTAAATGTGCACCTTCAATAAACCACAAGATATACAAAAAAATGCTTGAGTAACAACAAATACAGAGAATGGCATAGCGAACACATGATAATAGAAGTAgcacataggcaaactgaggggggggggggggggttccaagtGCCTGGGaaccccatccaagcctggggcactgtataattgaggtggctggaccctgcccccgcttcccacggctctgcttgaaaagggagagctgtgtgcacctaacagtagtgcacacagcattgcccgtgtatattatgtggataggaaaagttggagagcagccaagcactgtctaatattatagccacgccccactgcatgctggccacgcccactggcggcgtggtgtggaaaccgcccctctacaaatcctgcgtttaacCCTGTAGTACTATGCAGTTGGTTACTACTGGATATCCCGGGATAGgacaatgcaattattgtgcctGGGGTGCAGAAATTCACAACTTTAGCACTGTCCGTCCAGTTTCTTGCTGTCTCCACTGTCAACcaacttttaggggtatatttactacgcAACGGTTCCGTAGAACCACAGATTCCCAGCGCTTTTAAAACAGCACTTTCATTAAAGATAAAAACCATTGAgtattgtctttaataaaattgctgtttgaagaaaatgacttcaaagcgccgGGAATTGGCGGTTATGCGGAATctccgcatagtaaatataccccttacagtgcatacctcccaactgggccaaaatgacgcaatttgcgaaGAATCAGCCCCGATCTCGCCCACTTTGAGCGACTGGTACACTTTAGATGACATAGCAATGGTACAGGGCCGGGAGAATGTACATTATTCCTTCACACATATCCTTTATTGCAGCATATGTTATTTCCTCTGTCTCATAAGAATAATGATTATTCATTTAAACCTTTGTAGCATTAATAGGGCATACTGAGCATTTTTCGGATGTTTATTTCAGGTTCTTAGCACTCCCCTGCATGTCGCTACACGTACTGGACACGCAGATATCGTGGAACATCTGATCGCCACTGGGGTGGATATAAACTCCAAGGACAGGGTAAGTTATATACTTTTTGTATTGCTTTAAGTTACGAACTATCACCCAGGCGCAGATCATTTttgtctatttataaaataacatGTAGTTACTCAGAAAAGGGAAGCACACatctaaataaaaatgtttatctaTTCCCTGTGTTTACCAAATAATGCAAGTCTTTCCAGTCATGTATTGtggctgagtcattaagaagagcaaagcaaaaaaaaaaaggagtaactttgcacctgggcaaaaccatgttgcatggagggggtggtacatttaaaatgtggagacagatttatagttgggatagggcatgttctagatcaactttacatttcagtgtaaaaataaagttatcaagtatttgtgtgctacagacAAAAAAGtcagtatgtgcaaaataataaacaaatttgcaccttttgcattgtaacatggttttgttctgGATCAAatttacccctttttttttaccttgctctccttaatgactcaggctcaatgCGTTTTATTAGCAATGGCTTCGTACAggcccccccttcagtgttgagCCCCCCCTCTTACTTTCGCATACCACATAATTGTCCTGATTTTGGAGGACATCCCGACTCACGGACTGTAAAAGGGGTGAGGgttaacaggaaagtgggtggagctttgcccacatttgtgggtggagtttggacAGAACGGGGGcaaggcttattttgtcccgcttttgggattctaaatcCTGTCAGCGGGGCaacataagccccacccccgatcagcccaaactccgcccacacattattattactgtagatttgtcaggcgccacagtgctccgcagcgccgtacagtagggaaaacaataaTGCATAAACAggggcatacaaggtagacaaaataaatgcagacatggaaacaaaggttatgaaggaccctgctcattagacagcttacattctaagtggaagagggcacagctgaaacaagaggagcgagtgtggctcagagtagagattgggacagcaatgagagtgcattagtgtgaatagtgttatcatggataaggtcacctctaaaaaagagatgggctttcaaagagtgtctaaagatttgaaggctgtgggaaagcctgattgggcgtggtagggaactccataagtggggagcagcacgggagaagtcttgtaggctggagtgagaggtggttaccagagacgagacaaggagcaggtcattgggcaggagggagagtattttgatataagatttgagatgtatgaaggagttGTGGTGTTGAGGGCACTCAGTTTGGGGGCGCTGTATGAATGCCATTGTGTCACtccttcagtgttttaggtgctccCTTAACCCTGGTGCCATGGATGAACGACTAGTGTCGCCTAATAGTAGGGCCGGTCCTGGCTGCGTAATATAGTGGCACTACAtaagtaaaggataataatttGCAGTGGCTGTGGTGGAATTAGGACTAATCGTTCTTTGGTTACAGGAAGGTGACACTGCGCTGCATGATGCCGTCAGGCTTAATCGGTACAAAATTATCAAAATGCTGATAATACACGGAGCCAATATGATGACGAAAAATGGAGTAAGTATCTTGTACATCTAAACCCAATAAATTATAGCAGTTGGAAAGACCACaatgaggtagatttatcaaacattctaaaaaggaaaagtgcaggtgtagcccctagcaaccaatcagattctagctcatacttgccaactttccctcgttggcttcagggagatcccgggggaagtgggcgtgcaggggcggggcttgacgaatcacatcattttggctccgcccctaaacgattgtcacaattttggccaattacagcagggggcgggtctAAGgcgacgcaatatttgcgtcattaagcccagccccccccctgccacttatctattgcaggggtcgagaaccgggaggttgccctgctctcataaggagcctgggaggtctcccagaaatgcgggtgacaactatgcattaaagaaaagcagctaatgaatctctagagactgaagtgtcttttacatttctgtctccattactgaagtcatgttgtcttacctgtcagtcttcgattaaatcttggtctccatgaaaatggccacctccataggcatcaatacatggacataggacacaatttctgaactgtgtcatcatgccacagatggcgaagccaaccacgtcttgtactggctcagcatcagggagaatgccagactcttcagggagtgagggagatcacccctatttcagggagtctccctgacattcaggaagagttggcaagtatgttctagctATATTTAAGTTGGTACAGTCTAGAGAATaagtagaatgtgattggttgctattggcaacacctccacgtttcctttttaaaaggtttgatacatACACACCCACGTATTGGCTACTATAGAGCACATTTCTTAAACTAGTTTTTCTCTGTGCTACACTCATTACCAGGAAGACGCATGCACCACCTATATTATATACAAATTGCTGCATTCAGTGggatgtacatatatatttcatatgcAAACAGAAACATGACGCTGGTGCAGCTTAATGCATTGCACCATAAAGTTATTTTAATAACGCCAAGAACTCTATATAGATGCTATTTATTAGGTCTATCTGTTACCTGTTTGTTGTACATATTCTGCTGTTTGTGCCTCCCTCATTTCCTTTTACCCTCTCCTAAAACGCCTCAGCAGTGAAGACCAACTCAAATCTTGAGAAACTCTAGAACaggactggccaacctgtggctctccagttgttgtgaaactacaactcccagcataccttgctagCGCATGGATGGCTATCttttggaaaagcatgctggggtttgtagtttcacaataccagAAGAactacaggttggccagacctgcacTAGAACAACATATTTTCAGGCACCTCTCACTTGTGGATATGTTTATATATGCAGAGTTACGTCCAGTTGGAGTAGGCTTTTAAGAAATTGCCTTCACTCCCTTCCCAATGTATTATATGGGCTCCATTTAATTTGGATCTCTAACCACAATCTTTAATCTAAATCCTTAAAGCCTGTCTCCATTCCTACCCCGAGCAATCAAAACCAGTTACTAATCCCTACCCCAGTAAAGGGGCTTAAATGTCCGAGAGCAAATGTTAGTGCTCATGTAACCTAGAGTCTAAACTAACTGGAGCCAGAATGAACAGGAGttcaaggactagatttactaaactgcgggtttgtaaaagtggagatgttgcctatagcaaccaatcaaattctagctgtcatttatttagtgcattctacaaaatgacagctagaatctgattggtggctataggcaacaactccactttttcaaatctgcagtttagtaaatattcccccaaaTGTCGCTACCTAAATCAACTTCTCCAATAAGAATTAGAGATTGTCATGCatattgtaaagctgggtacacacctaagCAATCTTACGTTAGATacaatttcaccaacgactgaaagtcccgatcaacatgaggattcatgcgtacacacctaaatgatttaccttcagatccgtGCCCTTCATGTCATAACCATcttctgaaaagatcgtgactctgtacattgtacagatatctgcctacactgctgatggttggtgcgtacacacttccacatttacccGACTTCGTCAATCGTTTTTTAGAAAAGTTACTAAAactaaatcaacagatgcaatgtgcttGGGTACGATAAAACAGGATCGTGGGAGACAAACTTTTGCAATATCTGGACAAACggtcgtgaatcgtgtgatctgcacatcatcatcatttatttatatagcgccaataattccgcagcgctgtacagagaactcattcacattagtccctgccccaattggagcttacaatctaaattccctaatatagaaaaacactcacacacagacacagacagacagagagggagagactagggtcaattttgatagcagccaattaacctaccagtaggtttttggagtgtgggaggaaactggagcacccggaggaaacccacgcaaacacagggagaacatacaaactccacacagataaggccatggtcggtaatcgaactcatgaccccagtgctgtgaggcagaagtgctaaccagtaggccactgtgctgcatagGCGTGTACCCAGCTCAAGtgcatatatataattgtttcgTCATTTCGCAATAACTGCTTACACGTTCTCCTATGTGTGCATTCAGGATGGTAAAACCCCGACAGATCTTGTGCAGCAGTGGCAATCAGACACGCGGGAAGcattggtgaaacagacaaacTTCTGCTCAGAGAAACAATTGTAAAGAGAAGACCAGAGTTATCTGTTATTTATTGCTGTGATGCAGATGGTAGATAGGAGTCTGGATGTGATTAGCAAATGcttcagaaaattatttttttaatgcagattgtttgatataatgtatttatgtacagccgtTTCTTGCATTGTTATATTGCATGAtttattgtaaaaaacaaaaaacacacattgcTTCTTAACAATATAAAGTTGAAATGTGTAACTTGTGAATATTTGTACAACAAATTTTAGGTACACACTCTAGCGACAGTATACACACTAGATCGCAGTGAAATCTAGGTGCGCTTCTTTAGataaatgaaatgtgtacaagtgaataaaatcatttggaaATGTGCAGCCAAGACAATTAACTATACACACTACTTTACATGCTACGAGTACCATACTGATATAATATCTTTATTCCTTATAGCTCAGGAGTGCTGAAACTGATCTGTATAATAACTATGAGCTGCTAGGATAAGTCATGTGTGTGTCACAACTGTATTAAAGGCACATTGCACAGAAGCCTTAACCTCACAAATCTATGTGACGGTCTCgaagtctcctaggtaacaaatGCTTGGTACAGTTTGTTGgattcaaaaacaaaacataaatcagAGGCCGATGAAAATTAATAATCAAACTTGACTTCAaattgggagtaaatgtatcaagctgagagttttccggcgagtttgaacaagtggagatgttgcctataacaaccaatcagattctagctgtcattttgtagaatgcactaaataaatgaaagctagagtctgattggttgctgtaggcaacatctccactttttagaacccgcagtttagtaaatataccccttagtgtagaTGTTGCATACCCAGAATAGATATTTTCGGGACTGAaccaatgagaatgcagcctaccaACAAGACTGCTTTCACTTAGGATGTCAGAGCAATGGCTCTTCAATGGCTTAATGGTCAAATAAGATTAAACTGATT
The nucleotide sequence above comes from Mixophyes fleayi isolate aMixFle1 chromosome 6, aMixFle1.hap1, whole genome shotgun sequence. Encoded proteins:
- the ANKRD2 gene encoding ankyrin repeat domain-containing protein 2; translation: MDSSSLQCPLHTHTSSFHYKHRSLQLLTAKYTSGLYFQCSPRPALRLRFYNSQLEMEDKVKWATEIIDQKLEIENEITKPRFRKIGVIDIDCNELNEENVKPPVNRNIANLKGDERVRKTSVDLRKEIVDIGGIQNFIEIRKRRQERKKRNSQVVAPPPEPEPEEITETVSPEVFLKAAVQGKMNAIEKFLDDGGSPDTCDEFKRTALHRASLEGHIEIIKKLLDSGSSVNFRDRLDCTAIHWACRGGKLEVIQLLQENGAEINLKDKVLSTPLHVATRTGHADIVEHLIATGVDINSKDREGDTALHDAVRLNRYKIIKMLIIHGANMMTKNGDGKTPTDLVQQWQSDTREALVKQTNFCSEKQL